The Fusobacterium necrophorum subsp. necrophorum genome includes the window TCCCGCTGCGATATCTCTTGCAATCTGTCTTTGATTTTCTTCCTGGATCAATTTTTCAACATCGGAAGCATTGCTGATAAATCCCATTTCCACCAGAATACTCGGTCCGTTAAATCCTCGTAGTACTGCAAAATTTGCCCCATGAGAACCTCCATTTCTCATTCCTAGACTTCTGGCAATCTTTTGGGAAATATTTTCTGCCAAAGGGATGGATTCCGTTTGATTGTGCTTATAGGCAATTTCTCCTGAAATTTGAGCAATGGAACTTGATTTTTCTCCGAATTTTTCTCCGAAACTATTTTCATACTGAGCAATTCGCTCTGCATAAGGCGAAGACTTCTTGGAGAAAAAATAGACTTCCACTCCATTGGCAGCAGTGTTTACCGCTGCATTTACATGCAAACTCACAAACAATTTGGCTCCTGTCCGATTTCCCATTTTTGGTCTTTCCGAAAGCGTAATAAATTTATCAATATCTCGAGTCATGATAATATCATACTCTCCTCTCAATTCCTCTTTCAAATATTTTCCAACCGAGAGAACAATATCCTTTTCACGATAAGTTCCTCTCACCGCTCCCGGATCTTTTCCACCATGTCCCGGATCTATGACAATCCATTTTTTCTTATTGGAACCTTGACGAAAAATCAAAGAAACCGACTTACTCGCTTTCTCAATTTTATAGGACAATTTATTTTTTAAACGACAGGTAACTCCGACACTTCCCCCATAGTCTTCTATGTTAAAATTTTCAATATAGGGATTTTCTGCCAGAGCTATTTTTTTTGTCAGCGAAGTTTTCGGAATTTCCAAAAATAAAACTCGACTATCCTCATCATATGCCTCTGTAATGTTTCCTGTCACGGCTCCGTTCAACTGAATTTCAATTTTTTCTCCCCGATCCACTACTTTTTGAATTTCTACTGCAAAACTAGAAAAACAGACAAAGAGAAAGAATAAAATGCTAAGACTTTTTTTATACATATGTTTCTCCTTCGATAATGAAAAAACGACAATAGTACTATTGTCGTTTTTCTCTTTTTGTTTTATTTTACAATAGTAGAGATAGAAGTCTTTCGAACTGTTAATTTTACTCCCTTGTCCACTTTTACATCCACAAAGTCTTCTCCGACATATAAAATCGTTCCTTTAATTCCGCCTGCTGTTACCACTTCCACCCCTTCATGTAGAGAATCGAATAATTGTTTTTGTTCCTTTTGTCTTTTTTTGTTAGGTCGCATTACTAAGAAATAAAAAATTGCTCCCCAAACCAAAACGATTAGTATAAGATTTCCATATTTTTCCATGTCACCACTCCTAATTTTTATTCTTTTTTTCAGTATAGCATACTATTCTTGCTTTCTCAATGATTTTATTGAAACAATTCTTTTATTTTATCAAAGAGTCCTTTTCGTTTTGGATAATTTTTTTCTTCCAAGCTTTCTTCAAATTTATGCAACAATTCCATTTGATGTTTGGATAAGTGGGTAGGAGTTTCAATATTCAAACGAATCAACAAATCCCCTCTATAATTTCCTCGCAAGGACTTCATTCCTTCTCCGGAAAGTTTCATCATTTTTCCTGTTTGAGTTCCTGCTACAATTTTTACTTTCTTCTTTCCGTTTAAGGTAGGGACTTCCATCTCTCCTCCTGCAACGGCAGTGGCAAAAGTAATGGGAACATCACAATACAAGTCAATATCATTTCTTTCGAAAATAGGATGAGGTTTTACCCGAACATGGACATACAAATCTCCAAATGGTCCTCCTGTTGTACTTGCATCTCCCATTCCTGTCAATTTTAATTTTTGTCCGTCATCAATTCCTGCTGGAATTTTTACTGTTTTTTCCACTTTTTCTTTTTCAGAACCTGTTCCATGACAATGAGAACATTTCTTTTCCGGAATTTTTCCTGTTCCATGACAATCCGGACATTCGCTTACATTTTGGAAAACTCCAAAAGGTGTTCTTTGTTGAACTTGAATTCTTCCTGTTCCATGACATTTACTACATTGTTTTACCTTTTTCTCTTCTGCTCCGGTTCCGTCACAGTGACTACATTTTCCTTTTCGGTTATATTTTACCGTTTTTTCTACTCCAGTATTTGCCTCCTCTAAGGTAATTTCTACCTGTAATCGTAAATCATCCCCGGGCTGCACACTGGACCTTCTTCGAGATCCCCCTCCGAAGCCTCCTCCAAAAGCGGAGCCAAAGAAATCTCCAAAAATATCTCCCAAATCTTCAAAACCACCGCTGAAGCCTCCTCCAAAACCTCCTGCTCCTTGCTCAAAAGCGGCATGTCCGAACTGATCATATTGCTGTCTCTTTTGAGGATCTGACAAAACTTGATATGCTTCATTGATTTCCTTAAATTTATCTTCTGCCTCTCTTTTTTCTTGTTCACTTGCACTGGTATACTTATCTGGATGGTACTTCATCGCTGCTTTTCGATAGGCTTTTTTAATATCTGCCTCTGAACTTCCTTTCGTTATCCCTAGCACTTCATAATAATCTCGCTTTTCCATAAAAACCCCTTCCTCTATTCACTCTTTTACATCTCTGTAATATTTTTCATCTTATTAGCACTCTTTGCATAAGAGTGCTAAATTGTAACTATAAAATACTACATTGGAAGGACTTTGTCAAGAACGATTTTCTTCTTTTTTATAATATTCTACAACTTCTTTCCACATATCCCTTGCTTTCATAATATATTCCAAAACATCTCTGGCGGCTCCTTGTCCTCCATCATGGGCTGCTACAAAATCGACCATAGTCAAAACTTCCGGTGCGGCATCTCTCGGACAGGAAGAAAAACCTACTTTAGCTAAAATTCCTAAATCGTTGATGTCATCCCCCATATAGGCAATTTGTTCGGAGGTATAGGAATATTTTTTCAAAAATTGTTCCAAATCTTTCGCCTTGTTTTTAGAGCCTTGAATCAAATCGACAATTCCTAATTCTTTCGCCCTATCTGCCACAATGCGTGATTCCTTTCCCGTGATAATTCCCACCTTTTTTCCAAGTCGTAACCATTGCCCGATGGCAAAACCGTCTTTCGCATAAAAATGTTTTAGGGTATTTCCCTCGTTATCTCGAATAAGTTTCCCATCCGTTAAAGTTCCGTCAATATCAAAAACGATCATTTCTATTTTTTCCAACATGGCTTTCCTCCTTTTTTTGCAAGCTTTAAGCTCCTCTTCCAGTATAACAAGAAAGCACTAAAAAATCCAGTCGAGGAAGCGAAAAATTATTTTCTAAGTCAGAAACGTTGAATTTTTTTGGAAAAAGGAGTATGATATAAAAGAAGGACATAAAAATAAAGGAGGGAATCATGTATACCATCATCAAAAAAAACGAATGGAAAAGTTTAGAATGGAGTGGCGGAATCACAAACCAACTTTATATTTATCCAAAAACTGCTGACTATGCCAGAAGAGATTTTTCCGCAAGAATCAGCATTGCAGAAACAAAAGAAGCTAGCCGCTCCCAATTCACACACCTACCTGGAATCGATCGCTTCATTTCCAATTTGGAGGGAAATATGCAATTGGAACATGAAGATCATTATAATATTGAGGTCCATCCTTATGAAATTGAAAGATTTCAAGGCTCCTGGATTACTTTTTCGACAGGAAAATATCGAGATTTTAACTTAATGCTACAGGGAGTTATGGGGGATTTGTACTTCAAAGAATTGACAGGAGATATTACCCTACATCTCCAAGAAGCTTTGACCTTCGCTTTCATATATATCATTGAAGGAAGTGTCATCTTGGATGGACAAGTAAAGTTAGAAGAGTCTGACCTTTTGATCGCTAACAATCACAAATTGGATATTAAAACGAATTTTGCAAAAGTATATTATGGTTTTGTAAAAGAATGGGAGTCTTAAATTCTGAAAAAAGTTATTTGCTACAGCCTGGCAAATAACTTTTTTATTTTCTCTCTAAAAACCTCCGTAAATCCGTAATATGTTGCCGAAAATAATTCTCTCTTTTGCTCTCAAACATTAAAATTCTCTTTAAAGAAATTACTGGACATACTTTCCCAAAAAAACTGCACCCATAATCTTGTTCCAAGATTATGGGTGCATAGAAATCAAAAGTTACACATCCCTAGAAATAGAACAAGTCCTAAGAGCCCAAGAAGAGGTCTTGATTCAATTCTACTTGGATCGAAAAACCAATCAACGTTTACAGAACTTTTCTATAGACGAAGATTCCCTAAAAAAAATCTTTCAACAAAATCAACTCAGGTATCAAATCGAAGAAAAAGTAAAACTAGATACCATTTTTATTAGAAATGCTCAAAAAGCAAGAGAAGTGTTCAAAAATACAAAACTTGAGAATTTTCAAGAGCAAAAAAACAAATACAATGAAAGGAAAGAAGATATTCCTCAATGGATCCCTGTTTCCTCTTTACATCCTATGATCTATTCTTCCATTCAGAATTTGAAAAAAGGTAAATTGGCAAAAGAGCTTGTCGAGTTTGAAGGAGGAGCACATATCCTCTATTTGATCGATAGAGACCCCCCAAGAGAAGCAAGCTATGAGGAAGCAAAAGAAACCCTTATTTCCGAACTTAAGCAAAATGCCTTTCAAAATCTTCAAAGACAACTTATAGAAGAAATGATTCAAGAACCAAAAACTTTAGAACATACTTTATCCGATAATTTACAAATACAACAGGAGGAAAAACATGATTAAAACTTTTTTTGTCATCTTATCCATGCTCTCTTTCGTTGGATGTTCCAATTCTCAAGTAGAATCTCAGAAGGACCAACTTCAAAGACTTTTAAAACTTTCTGAACAAAAATCTCAATTACAACTCAAACAAAACGAAGAGAAAGAAAAAGATATTCAAGAAATCGCGCAACACACAGAAAATAATAAACAAGATAATACAGAGGATGAAAAAAAACTTTCCAATAAAAAAGAAGACCCTCATGCAGGGAAATCCAACGGACAAATTATCCTCTATGAAATGCAGCGTGTTGCCCAACAAATGGATTCTTTACAAGAACAACTTACCCATTATCGAGACGCAAATGAAAAATTACTACTGCAAAAACATAATTTACTCCAATTAGAGCGTATCAATAATGCCGGCTTATAATTACTCATACAGGGGGGAAGATTTTTATGATTTATTTTGATCAAGTCCAACGTCAATTAAAAGCTTGCTTGAAACATAGCAAACATTACAGCTTTTCTATCAGTCTTTTGGTCGCGTTCCTTATCTCTGGAACCTTTGCCTTTGCATCTACTCCTTCTCCAAAAGACAAGCCTTTCTTCAAATCTCGTAAACAGATTCATACCGAGATTCTTAACCATAAAATCCATATCGATACTTTTCTTTTGAAAAACTTAAATTTCATCCAAAATGCTGACCTAAAAGCTAAACTTTTACTACAAAGAGCTGACTTCTGGATGAAACCTTTACACGACTCCTTTCAATTCTTTTTCCTTTACGATTGGAGAAATTATAATAAAAATCGAAACAGAAATACACATAATTTTAAAGGAAATGAGTTTGTTCAAGATAATACTTTTGCCAAAGAATACGGTCAAGTTTATAAAGGAATAAACTATGGTGCTTATGGGATTATCAAAAATCCTTTTGAATTCGTCGATTCCGTCGATTTCGGCGCTAATATCTCACCAAAAGCTATCCAGGAGAAAGCCGTCTCTCCACCGTCCGTTACCCCGAAAGAGGTACGTTTCTCACAAGTGAGTGCTCCAGAAGTCCCTAATATTACAGTACATGCTCCCAATGTGACACCACCAACTCCTAAAACTCTTGTCACTCCTACTGCTCCAAATATAAATGTGTCAGCCCCAGCCGCAATATCACCTTTAGAGCAAATTACAGTGGCAGAAATAGCTCCGCTTAATATAAATGTAACTACTCCAACAATTTCAGAACCCTTAACAATAGCTGCACCAACTGTGCAAGCACCTGCGACACCAGATGGATTTACGCCAAGATTGATTACGCCACCGGTAGCACCAAAAGATATCATAGTAAATCCTCCAACGATAAATCCACCAAGTTTAACAGGAGGAGGAGCTAATCCTCATGCTAACAAATATTATTGGTGGAATGGAAATGATGGAGCAATATCACAAATCAGTTTAAAAAAAGGAACTTTTGATATAAAGCCTGATAATAATATTATAAATGTGCAAAGTTATGATGCAGTAGCTTTTGGGACAATAAATCCACTTGGAGTTAAACCAATAGATGGAGAATATACAGTAAATCAAAGATTTTTTCATACATTGCTAAATGTTCCTTATTCTGAATATTCTTTAGATGTAGAGATAAATGTTAATCGTAATAATTTTGAAGTAATTAATTTAGAAACTGAAGGGACTGTTCAAGGAAATTTAAGTAATAGAGTAGCTGAAAATTTAATAACACAATCAAAAGCTGACACATTAAAATCTTATCAAACTTACTCTGGTATAAAAGGAGAGAATGATACAGAATTATTATTTATAAATAAAGGAAAGGTAAATTTAAATGCAGAAGGAAGTACCTATATCTTTATTACTTCACATAATGATGGAAATTTAAGAACAAACTATTTAGATAATGAAGGAACTATCAAAGCTGCTGGACAAAAATCAGTTATAATAAAACATACTCCAGATACTAATCAGGCGAAAGCTTGGATTTATTCTAATAATGGAAATATGATAGCAAGTGGTAAAGAGTCAGTTGTATATGCTGTAGCTTATAAATATTTGGGAGCTGGAAGAGCTGCTTTTGTCAATGAAGGCAACATAGAAGTAAGTGGAGAAAAAGCAATTGGTGTATTTCTTCCAAAAGACTCCACGAATTCTAAAATGCGAGATGGTTATTTAGTTTGGCTTAAAAAACCAATTAAGGTAACTGGAAAAGGCTCTATGGGGTTTGTTGCTCAAAATACAGGTATTATGAATGGGAAAAATTTAGTGAAATTTGAAATTACTGGAGAAGAGGCAATAGGAATTTTACAAGATGTGGAAGGAAAGGGAACAACTAAAACGGCTGGAATTATATCTATAGAAGGAGGCTCTAAAAACATAGGAATCTATGGAAACCAAGGAAAACTAGAATTAGTTAAGCCTGATAATAGCAGTGGAGAGACTTTAAGTAGTATAGATATGAAAGGTGGAAGTGAAAGCTTTGGGATTTTGGCAGATAATGAAAGCATTATAGATTTTGCTGGAAATGCAAAAATCACTGGAGGAACTGGTCAAAAATTAGCAGTTGCAAAGGCAAAAGGAATAATAAATTTAAAAGAAGATGTTGAAATAGGGACAGATTCTAATTATATCGAAAATAGTGTTTCTTTATATGGAACTGATAATGGTTCAAAAATAATTCTAGAGAAACCAGATAATTCTAAATTTTTCTTGAAAGGGAATTCAGTTGCTGCTTATGCTAAAAATAGTGCAAAAATTACAATGTCAAGAACTAATTTATCAACAACATCTACAATAGATATAGAGAGTATGGATAATAAGGGAATAGGTTTATTTGCAAGTGAAGGTGGAGTAATTGATGCAGATAAACATTATATGAAAGTAAAAAATGGAAGTGTTGGTATATCTTCTATAAAAAATAATTCTTTAGTTAATTTTAGAAATGGTAAATTATCATATAATGGAAATGGTTATGCAATTTATTCTGATGGACAGGGGAAAGTAGATTTATCTGGAACAACAATTGAATTGGAAGGGAAATCTACAGCTTTTGATGTGGACCTAACAGGAAATTTACCAATAACTTTAGATAGTAACACAAGAATAAGTGCAAACTCAGATGATGTAATAGTATTTAACTTAAAACATGCAACAAATTTAACAACCATTGGTGGAATAGAAAATACGATTAAGACAGCAATTCAAACAAAACTACCTTCAGGGACGAATTTGAGTAATTTATTTGATGGAAGTACATCAACTAAATATAAGGTAGCAGCTGTTGATGGTGGAAACATTATAATAGGAAACTTAGATAAAACAGGAATTTCTACTGATACAGCACCAGAAAAAAAAGATGGTTTCCAATTCTATAATCGTTTCTTAGGACAAAGACTTGTGGCAACAACAAATTCAGGAAGTACAATATCTGCTAAATTAAATAATTCCCAGGCAGTAAACTTCAATAATCAAGTAGTTGGCCTAGAGATGAATTCAAGTAAAAATGCTTCTGCTGTAACGGAAACTGCTATTAAACTTGTAGATTCAACTATTCAAGCTGAAAGAACAGACACAGGAGCAGGAGCGGTAGGAGCCTTTATTAACTACGGACAAGTAGATATAGATTCTGGTTCAAAAATTGAAGTGGAACAAACAAAAAATAATACAGGAGCAGTGGGAGTTTACTCAGTAAACGGTTCTGAAGTTTCAAATAAAGGAACAATTGCAGTTGGCGGAGATAAATCAATCGGTGTACTGGCTATGGCATACAGACTGGATTCTTCAAATAATAAAGTTATTGATGAATTTGGAACCGGAGCCCTTGGACAAGGAAAAATTAAAGTAGAAACAGCTGCTGGAAGTAATATCACAATGTCAGGCAAAAACTCTATTGGTATCTTTGCTGATAATAATAAAGACTCTGCTACTGCTGATAGTGAGCATTTAATCGTAAATAAAGGTACTATCACTGTTGGAAAATCTGACAGTGGAAATGCTATTGCTATCTATGGAAATAATGCCACTATCAAACCTGAAAGCGGTACTTTGAAAATCGGAGAAAATGCTATTGGTATTTATGCTAAGGATTCTATTGTCGGAGAGGATAATAAAGCTCTAGGGACAGTCAACTACACTGCAGATGGAGGAATTGGAATTTATCTAAAAGA containing:
- a CDS encoding N-acetylmuramoyl-L-alanine amidase, with protein sequence MYKKSLSILFFLFVCFSSFAVEIQKVVDRGEKIEIQLNGAVTGNITEAYDEDSRVLFLEIPKTSLTKKIALAENPYIENFNIEDYGGSVGVTCRLKNKLSYKIEKASKSVSLIFRQGSNKKKWIVIDPGHGGKDPGAVRGTYREKDIVLSVGKYLKEELRGEYDIIMTRDIDKFITLSERPKMGNRTGAKLFVSLHVNAAVNTAANGVEVYFFSKKSSPYAERIAQYENSFGEKFGEKSSSIAQISGEIAYKHNQTESIPLAENISQKIARSLGMRNGGSHGANFAVLRGFNGPSILVEMGFISNASDVEKLIQEENQRQIARDIAAGIREFFER
- the yajC gene encoding preprotein translocase subunit YajC, giving the protein MEKYGNLILIVLVWGAIFYFLVMRPNKKRQKEQKQLFDSLHEGVEVVTAGGIKGTILYVGEDFVDVKVDKGVKLTVRKTSISTIVK
- the dnaJ gene encoding molecular chaperone DnaJ; translation: MEKRDYYEVLGITKGSSEADIKKAYRKAAMKYHPDKYTSASEQEKREAEDKFKEINEAYQVLSDPQKRQQYDQFGHAAFEQGAGGFGGGFSGGFEDLGDIFGDFFGSAFGGGFGGGSRRRSSVQPGDDLRLQVEITLEEANTGVEKTVKYNRKGKCSHCDGTGAEEKKVKQCSKCHGTGRIQVQQRTPFGVFQNVSECPDCHGTGKIPEKKCSHCHGTGSEKEKVEKTVKIPAGIDDGQKLKLTGMGDASTTGGPFGDLYVHVRVKPHPIFERNDIDLYCDVPITFATAVAGGEMEVPTLNGKKKVKIVAGTQTGKMMKLSGEGMKSLRGNYRGDLLIRLNIETPTHLSKHQMELLHKFEESLEEKNYPKRKGLFDKIKELFQ
- a CDS encoding HAD-IIIA family hydrolase; translation: MLEKIEMIVFDIDGTLTDGKLIRDNEGNTLKHFYAKDGFAIGQWLRLGKKVGIITGKESRIVADRAKELGIVDLIQGSKNKAKDLEQFLKKYSYTSEQIAYMGDDINDLGILAKVGFSSCPRDAAPEVLTMVDFVAAHDGGQGAARDVLEYIMKARDMWKEVVEYYKKEENRS
- a CDS encoding HutD family protein gives rise to the protein MYTIIKKNEWKSLEWSGGITNQLYIYPKTADYARRDFSARISIAETKEASRSQFTHLPGIDRFISNLEGNMQLEHEDHYNIEVHPYEIERFQGSWITFSTGKYRDFNLMLQGVMGDLYFKELTGDITLHLQEALTFAFIYIIEGSVILDGQVKLEESDLLIANNHKLDIKTNFAKVYYGFVKEWES
- a CDS encoding peptidylprolyl isomerase is translated as MIQFYLDRKTNQRLQNFSIDEDSLKKIFQQNQLRYQIEEKVKLDTIFIRNAQKAREVFKNTKLENFQEQKNKYNERKEDIPQWIPVSSLHPMIYSSIQNLKKGKLAKELVEFEGGAHILYLIDRDPPREASYEEAKETLISELKQNAFQNLQRQLIEEMIQEPKTLEHTLSDNLQIQQEEKHD
- a CDS encoding FAD-I family protein; translated protein: MIKTFFVILSMLSFVGCSNSQVESQKDQLQRLLKLSEQKSQLQLKQNEEKEKDIQEIAQHTENNKQDNTEDEKKLSNKKEDPHAGKSNGQIILYEMQRVAQQMDSLQEQLTHYRDANEKLLLQKHNLLQLERINNAGL